TAAACTTAGGCGATCGGCTAAACCATTGGCGATCGCTGCCTCGGTGACAAAGCAGGTAGAGGTGGCCGCACTGGCCGCCCCGTAGCTGCCCCATTGAGGACGATAGAGAATCGGTTCACAGGTCATCAGAGAGGCATTGGATTCCCCCATGGGCGACCAGGCAATAAATCCACCTTTGATCACCAATTCTGGGCGCACGCCAAAAAAGCCGGGCTGCCAAAGTACAATATCAGCTAACTTACCGGGTTCAATGGAACCGACGTAATCGCTGATGCCACAGGTGCGGGCCGGATTAATCGTATATTTCGCTAAATAACGCAACACTCGATGATTATCGTGGCGATCGCTATCTTCCGGCAGAGAGCCGCGCTGATCCTTCATCTTTGAGGCCAATTGCCATGTGCGGCGAATCACCTCACCGATCCGCCCCATGCCTTGACTATCCGACCCCAGCATACTGATGGCCCCCATATCGTGGAGAATATCTTCAGCCGCGATGGTTTCTGCCCGAATTCGAGACTCGGCAAAAGCCACATCTTCTGGAACTCGTGGATTGAGATGGTGACAGACCATCACCATATCTAGATGTTCATCAAAGGTGTTGACCGTGTAGGGATTGGTGGGATTGGTAGACGACGGAAGACAGTGGGAATAGGATGCCACCTTGATAATATCGGGAGCGTGACCGCCGCCAGCTCCCTCAGTGTGATACATGTGGATGGTGCGACCGCGAATCGCCGCTAGGGTATCTTCCACATAGCCCGACTCGTTGAGCGTATCGGTGTGAATTTGCACCTGGCAATCGTAGTTGTCGGCGACCGATAGACAGGTATCAATCAGGGCGGGCATGGCTCCCCAATCTTCATGGATCTTGAGGCCAAAAGCACCGTTTTCCAGTTGTTCATTCAAGCTAGCCGGTAGACTAGAACTGCCTTTGCCTAAAAAGCCAAAGTTAATGGGAAATGCCTCCGCCGCTTTCAGCATCAGCCCCACGTTGTAAGCGCCGCTGGAACAGATACCGACGGTAACGGGCCCAAGTCCACCCCCTAGCATGGTGGTGAGTCCACTGGACAAGGCCTCAGCACAGAGACCGGCACTATCAAAGTGGACGTGGCAATCCAGTCCCCCGGCGGTGGCAATTAGTCCCTCGCCGGCCCGCACGTCGGTGCCAGCACCCACGATTAAATTAGGCGTCACACCGTCCATAATGCCAGGATTTCCAGCTTTACCAATGCCGACAATCCGGCCATCTTTGATGCCAATGTCGGTTTTAATAATCCCCTGCATTGGATCGATTAGCACCACATTCGTGATCACCAAATCCAGCGCGCCCTGGGCCGAGGTAACTCCAGGAGCCATACCCAGACCGTCTCGCAGGGTTTTGCCACCGCCAAAAACACATTCATCACCGTAGACTGTGGTATCTCGCTCCACTTCTACGATCAGAGAGGTGTCGCCCAAGCGAATGCGATCGCCCGTGGTGGGGCCAAAGAGTTCTGCATAGCGTTCGCGACTAATCTCCATCAGCATCCTCCATCGTCATAAAGCCAGATGTTTGGGCCTGAGCTAGGGCTGCTTCTCGGGCACCCTCATCGTCTAAACATCCGTTGACCAATCCATTCAGCCCATAGATGGTGCGACTACCAGCGATCGCCACCAAGGTGACCGATTTAGTATCCCCCGGCTCAAACCGTACTGCCGTCCCTGCCGGAATATCTAAGCGAAATCCTAACGCCTGGGCGCGATTAAACTGTAGAGCACGATTCACTTCAAAAAAGTGATAGTGAGATCCTACCTG
This region of Candidatus Obscuribacterales bacterium genomic DNA includes:
- a CDS encoding urease subunit beta, which encodes MASSHGSGPGEILCDPGTLHLNAGREQRTLEVANGGDRPIQVGSHYHFFEVNRALQFNRAQALGFRLDIPAGTAVRFEPGDTKSVTLVAIAGSRTIYGLNGLVNGCLDDEGAREAALAQAQTSGFMTMEDADGD
- the ureC gene encoding urease subunit alpha; the protein is MEISRERYAELFGPTTGDRIRLGDTSLIVEVERDTTVYGDECVFGGGKTLRDGLGMAPGVTSAQGALDLVITNVVLIDPMQGIIKTDIGIKDGRIVGIGKAGNPGIMDGVTPNLIVGAGTDVRAGEGLIATAGGLDCHVHFDSAGLCAEALSSGLTTMLGGGLGPVTVGICSSGAYNVGLMLKAAEAFPINFGFLGKGSSSLPASLNEQLENGAFGLKIHEDWGAMPALIDTCLSVADNYDCQVQIHTDTLNESGYVEDTLAAIRGRTIHMYHTEGAGGGHAPDIIKVASYSHCLPSSTNPTNPYTVNTFDEHLDMVMVCHHLNPRVPEDVAFAESRIRAETIAAEDILHDMGAISMLGSDSQGMGRIGEVIRRTWQLASKMKDQRGSLPEDSDRHDNHRVLRYLAKYTINPARTCGISDYVGSIEPGKLADIVLWQPGFFGVRPELVIKGGFIAWSPMGESNASLMTCEPILYRPQWGSYGAASAATSTCFVTEAAIANGLADRLSL